Within Runella rosea, the genomic segment CGCAGATGCTCCTCTTGCTTTTGCAGTGGAAAACTTGGTCGATGGGGCGCTCTTCAATTCAGGACAATCATGCTGCGGTATTGAGCGTATTTATGTTCACGAAAAAGTCTATGATGAATTTGTTCAGGGTGCGGTAGCCCTTGTTAATCAGTACATACTGGGCAATCCGTTGGAAGCGGGCGTACATCTTGGGCCGATGGTGCGTACCTCAGCGGCTGAGTTTGTACGCGGTCAAATACGCGAAGCCGTCAGTCAGGGCGCAGACGCCTTAATTGACCCGTCGGGTTTTCCATTGAATCAAGTAGGAACGCCCTATTTGGCACCGCAATTGTTGGTCAATGTCAACCATTCTATGCGTATTATGAATGAAGAGACTTTTGGGCCAGCCGTTGGAATTATGAAAGTGAGCGGCGACGAAGAAGCCATTCGACTCATGAACGACAGCGACTACGGCCTCACGGCGTCGGTTTGGACGAGTGATGCCGATGCTGCGTTGCACATTGGGAACCAAATTGAAACGGGAACGTGGTTTATGAACCGCTGCGATTACCTCGACCCCGAGCTTGCCTGGACGGGAGTGAAAGACTCTGGCCGTGGTTGTACTTTATCGGCGTTGGGCTATGAAGCCTTGACCAGGCCGAAATCGTTTCATTTGAGAGTTGATGGGTATTAAGCTTTTTCCAAAAGCTTAATATAAACGGATATCAAAAACCAAAAAGCTTGCCTTATTCTGCTGAAAGTGCCTAAGTGCCTATTGTAAAGGAGGTGTAAAACCGCTTTTAGATGCTTTCAGCAGGATAAATAAACGCATAATCTGTGACAAAAATAAAAATTGGCCTGTTAGAATGTGACCATGTGCGGGATGAATTTCGGCACATTGCGGGCGACTACCGCGACATGTTTCCCGCGTTGTTTATGCCTTTGGCTCCCGAATGGGAATTTGTATTTTATGACGTCGCCAACGGCCATTTTCCAGCGTCCGTTGACGAATGCGACGTTTATCTATGTACGGGTTCTAAATCTTCTGTTTATGACGATGAGCCGTGGATTCGTGACTTAAAAGCGTTTTTTCGTCAGATATTTGCCCAACAAAAAATCTTTTTAGGGGTGTGTTTTGGACACCAGATGTTGGCCGAAGCCTTGGGCGGAAAAGTGCAGAAGTCGGCGGTGGGTTGGTGCGTAGGAATTCACGAATTTAAGATGTTAGACGGAGAAAGAACCGCTTGGATGAATCCGCCGAAGGAAAGCTTGAATCTGCTGATGATGTGTCAGGACCAAGTGCATCAGTTGCCACCTGATAGTACGATATTAGCCTCAGCGGATGATTGCCCTGTAGCCATGTTTCGCGTAGGAGAGCGGATGCTGGGCGTGCAGGCGCATCCCGAGTTTCCGCTACCGTATGAAGAGGCCCTTATGCGCTCTCGGGTGGAGCGAATTGGTGCCGAAAAAACGGCCAAAGGGCTCGAAAGTTTAAGCCGGCCTTTACACAGCACTTTGATGGCACAATGGATGGTGGCGTTTGTAAAGTCTGTTTTATGATGCTTTTTCAATTATTCAAATGATGATTGCCCAATTTCAGGTAAGTGAGTTAGCGGAATTTCTTAAATATGGTATTTCGGGATTGAGTGCCATTGCTTTTATCTTGTCGTTTTACCTGTTGAGCCGCGAGAGCAGTCGGGCTAAGCCACGAGCCGAAATGCTGCGCTCTATTCGAATGTTCATGGGGTTGACGCTCGTACTGGGGTTGGTTTCGGGCGTAGCCGCCATTCTGAACCCCAAAGACCCTGCCCTTGAAGCCGCCAAGAAACCCGTCAAAAAAGCATCATTGGTGAGCAAGATAGTAAAGCCACGTGCGGTCTGGAACATTGAATTGTTTTACGAGGCAGGGGCTAAACCGCTCGCCCAGCAACTCATTGACGAACTACAAGCCTACAAAGATTATAGTGTCAAAATGACCGCGTTGACGGCTCCTCGAAAAAAAGAACTTAAAATAAATGGGAGTCAGATTAGGTATGAACTCGTTGAAAAAGAGGCCGCTAATCAGCTTCATAAGCGTTTGGATAAGATTCTTCCGCAGGATGTTAACCTAAATCTCAAACAAATCACCTCTACCTCTCCCAATTATTTAAGCATCTTTGTGTGCGATTAATGGTTTTGGTACGTTAAAAAACACCTTCCAGATTCTTTCGTACTGTAAGAAGTATTTTTAGTAATTAAATTTTCAATAATCATAAAACAAAGATGAAGAAAACGTTCATAACCCTTTCTTTACTGGCTTGTGCCGCAGCTGGATTTGCTCAGACTCCTGGTGGTACACCTCCGGCGGTTTCTCCCATGCCGATGAAGCCCGAAATGACCGAAATCTGGGAACCCGAAGTAGGGGTCGTAACGCCGGGTAAAAATGCGGGAGATGCTCCATCAGACGCTATCGTACTTTTCAACGGGAAAGACCTTTCGCAGTGGGTTTCTGCCAAAGATGGTGGGCCAGCTCCCTGGAAAATTGTGAATAATGACTACTTGGAAGTAGTTCCTAAAAGCGGCGATATCAAAACCAAAATGAAGTTTGGTGACTGCCAACTGCACCTGGAATTTAGCGCGCCTGATGTAGTAGAAGGTGCAAGTCAAGGTCGTGGAAACAGTGGGGTGTTTTTTCAAGATCGTTATGAACTCCAAATTCTGGATTCGTATCAAAACCGTACCTATCGAAACGGACAGGCTGGAAGTATCTACAAAGACCACGCGCCGCTCGTGAACCCCATGCGTGGGCCGCTGGAGTGGAACGTCTACGATGTGGTATATACCGCCCCTCGCTTCAAAGCAGATGGTCGTATTGATGCACCTGCACGCATCACGGTATTTTTGAATGGAGTACTGGTTCAAAACAACACAACCATCAACGGATTAACGCTTTACATTGGTTTGCACCACTATCCTGAAGCACACGGCGACGACGTGATTCACCTCCAAGATCACAATAATAAAACGCAGTTCCGTAATATCTGGGTGAGAAAACTGTAATTTCAGATTTACGAAATCAAACAAAAAGGGTCGAATATTCGACCCTTTTTGTTTTAATAAGCCATGTAAAATGAGCTCTACTTTTAACTTTTACATTTTCGGTTCCTCATGATTCTGTTATTCAATTCCACGAGAACCATACTTTAAAATTTTACATTTTTCGCGCGGCCGATTTCTATGGTTTATCACTTTTGGGTTCTTTACAACCCTGTTATCTCCTTCAATTTCTCAAAAAAACCTCGTTTACGCGGGGAGCTTATTTGCCAATTGACTGGTACCGATTGATAGCCTTCGTCGAAACCTTCGTCTTTCATTCGATAATCAAAAAATCCCCATGAGGCATAGACGCTGGTGGCTGCTACGAAGTTGTTCATGGGTTTCTCAAAGTTGAAGTGGTCGTCTTCATTAAACACAATCGGCATGGGGCGATAACCCGCAACAGCGCGCGTTTTGTTGACCATATCGACAATCTTGGCGGGGTCGCTGACGCCATTACCGTGAAGCAGTAAAAAATCCGCTTCACGTACTACATTTTCCTTCGGAATGGCACCGCCGCCGTAGCTCGTGCTGACCAATAATCGACGCCCTTTTACCTTTTTACGCTTCACTCGTTGCATCAGTTCATGGACTCGCTCAGGTTGCAGAATGGCGTGGTCGTAGCGGATATTGCACTCGTTGTTAATCTCAATCAATACATTTTGATAGCCTGCTTCCAAGAGCCAATCGGTAGCGTTATCCACTGCTCTGATTATGGCTGTTTCATCTTTCAAGCGTTCATCTTGGCCGAAATAGAAGAAGCCTACAATGGCAATCATACCCAGCTCATCGGCGCGGTCAAGGATTTTTTTGAGGCGATTCCAATAATACGGGTTCCAGCTTCCATCCTCGTTAAATGCCGAATTGTGCCAAGGTTGGTCTTTAGAATACCCTTGCGGACTGCCTCCTTGCAAGTTGAGCGTAAAGGCCAACAGCCCGTGTTGTTTCCAAACGGGCATGGCGGCCAAAAACTCGTTAGTGTTGCGGTCGGCGTCCCATTGTTTGGTGTCAGGATACGCCCACTGTGTGCGGGTTTCGGGGTTGCGGTCGTCAAACGTGGCCTGTACCATACGTGAATTGGGCAACAAGCCTTCTATTTTATAGCCGTTCCAGACGCGCCCCTTAAAAGTGGGCTTTCCATTGATGCAAAATTGTTCTCCAACGATGGAGATTTTTGTGTTTCGTTTGGGAGGTTTGGCCGTAGCTGCCAGCCAAAATATACTGAACAATACAATCGCAAACCGTTGGAGAAAAGCCATATTTTGGGGTACCAGATGTTAGTATCTGATTGACCAATAAGGGTTTCGTTGGGCTTTTATACTGTCAAAAATGTGTTTTTTGAGCATCTGGTCGTAGTCGTTATTTTTGATTTTTTTACCCTTCATTTTGGGTAAAGCAAGTTCTTTATCTACGTTTTTTAGCTCCACCTTTTGGGCTGCCACAATCACATCGCCGTCGTTGATGTCCAGTTCTAAAATGAGTCCTGGCAAACCAAAATAGCGCTCAGGCCCCGCTGGCACGGGAATGTCCTGCGCAAACCACGCCGTAATTTTGTGGTTTTTGATGGCATCAAAGGTTTCGGCTTTCATACAAACGTAGCCTGCCACATCCTTGATTTGATTTTGAATGCGCCAATTGTACGTCATCAACGAATCTTCGAGCAGGTAGGTTTTGCCCAACATTTCGTGATTTTCAATGAGTTTTTCCTGCTCAAAATTACGATGAATCAGGTAATCGCTCTGACGCCACGAATACCGCCCATCTTCTGTTTGACCTTGGTCGCTAAAATAAGTGTAAATGCTCTGCTTATCGTTGAACGTCAACTTCATTTTGGTCCCAGGGCCATCTTCTTCGTTGCCCCATGTCAATTTCATGCGGTCTTTTTCTTCCTTACTCAAAAATGTGAGGCGCGAGTTGACTTTCGTCCAGTAATATTTATACTCGTAAGTCACCATGCCTTCGGTTTGTTGAGCTTTGGCCGAGATGGAAAAACCTAGGCTTATGAGCGCCAGAATGGCAAATCCTGACTGGCGAAGTTGATAGCGAACAGTGGATAGTTTTATATTTTTCATTTTTCGGTTTTCGTTTTCGGTTTAGAAGAATCCGCCTCTGCGTTTGATGTTGGTATTCATGCCGCGCATATTGTACGTAAAGCTCAACATTCCGTAGCGGGCCAAGGTCTGAATACGCTCCTGCGATACGTAATTTTGGTTGGCAAACTGACTCACACCTAAGTTGCGATTAAAGACATCATAGATAGAAAGTCTGATTTCAGCTTTCTTGGCTTTGCCCAGAATTTTATAAATCGACGTGTTTAGAATCGGCACTTGCTGGTTAAAACCAAAACGCTCGTTTTTGTAAATTTGGTAATTGAGGTTGGAATTGATGAAGAAATCTTTGGGCAAGCGGATGTTCATCGTACCCCCGTAGCTGTGGTTTACAATTTGCTGATTTTGACCAGTGTTGATGGAATAACGCGTATTGCTGACGCTCCAGTTGGCGTTGGCGAAAATCGTAAAATTGTCGCTTGGGGTCAAATCAAGTCGCGTTCCAAAGCGATAACTATCGGTGTTGGTTTGGTTAAGTACACCGTTGATGGGCGTGAGGTTTTTGCTGAAACCCGGGTTGAAGTTAATGTTCATCGACGCTTTGGTTTTCTTGATCGGAAATCCAAAGCCGATATAAGAACCAATGTTTTGGCCGCCCGTGATATTTACTGGTTTGGTCACCGTAATCAACGTTGTAGCGTCAACTTGCTGGTTATAAACGACTTGATTTACATTGTATGAGTAATACATGTTTACGTTGACGTTCATAAAACTCGCGGGGTTAAACATGTTGTACCCAAAATTGATGTTATGATTGACCGTCGGTAACAAATCTGGATTTCCTTGACGGATAATCAGCGGGTTGCTGTTGTCAATGACGGGTTGTAAATCACGGGTCGAAGGCTGACTCACGCTCACATCATAGCCCGACCACAAATACCGGTTATTTTTGAGGTCATAATTTAACGAAGCGTTGGGTATCCACGTCGTAAACCGGCGATTGATGTTGATAAAAGAAGCTGGGTTTTGGCCAAGCGCAAATTTACCGTCAATTTGGAAGCTCTGCACCGCCAATCCTCCTGAAAAATTGAGTCCTTTGTAGGAGTACCGCACACTGCTTCCAATCCGGGCGTAGTTGTAGTTATTTTTATAAAAACTGCTTAAACTATCGACGGGAGTACGGCGACCGTTGTCTTTGGCGAGGTCAAATACGTCGCGGTCTACGTTGTCGGAACGGTAGCTCAGGTTAACAAAACTTTCCCAGAAAAAACGTTTGGCAAACGGCTCCACAAACAGCAAACTAGACTTTAGCTGGCTTACTCGGCTGCCGGTGTTGTTGGTTAAATCCAACATGCGGCGCAAAACGTCGGTGGGGTCGGTGGCGTTGTAAAATAAGTTGAGCGATTTTTGGTCGGCAATTCCGTCGTTGTTGGTAAAGTTATAGGAAGCACTAGCGGCAAAACTCCGTCCTTTGTTTTTCTTAAATTTTAAGCGGTAAATCAACGTGTTGGCGGTCTCAATTTTATCCACGTTGGTGGCATTATTGATGGTGGTTTCGTTGGATTTGAGGTTGTTATTCCTAAAAAACTCTTGTAAACTGTTCAGTCGGGTATCACCTACGTTATAGCGGCTGTTATTGGTGAAAATAAAGGTATTGAGTGAGTCAAGGGTTTGTTCATGGCGGAATGCGAGTCGGTGATTGCCGATGAAATTGATTTGGCTGCTTTCTTCTTCAGTCTTAAAAGAACCGTTTTGTAGGAAGTTCTCGCGGTTGCGCACAGCATCCAATACCTGCCGGGTAGAGTTGTAATAATAGCTGGCGTTGGTCTTGATTTTTTTGGTGTTGTAATTGTAGTTGATACCGCCCGCAATGTTGTTGGAGTAACCGCGACCGTTGCCGCCGCCGACTGGAATGCTCAGTCCGCCGTCGTCGTCACCGCCAATGATGATGAATCGACCGCCGCCGCCACCAAAACCAAAATCGCCGTTGTCGTTCCAACTATTGAAGGAGCTACTGCCTCTAAAGTCTTGATAATCATCCCATGACATTCCAGTTTGGTTGGTGTTATTGGTCAATCCTATGACAGAAAACTGGTTTTTATCGTCAAACTTATTGTAATTTCCTTTGATTTCGCCGCGCGGTCCAGCATTGCCGTTGCCGTCAGCTCCCAATCCAGCGGTCAGTTTACCAAAACCTCCTTTCTTAAACCCTTCTTTGAGTTCGAGGTTGACCGTTTTTTCTTGCTTGCCGTCGTCTACGCCGGTCACTTTTGATTGCTCGGTCTTGTCGTTGAAAATCTGCACTTTGGTGATGGCATCGGCGGGAAGGTTTTGGGTGGCCATTTTAGGGTCGCTCCCGAAGAAACGTTTTCCATCAACGGTAACTTTCTGTACTTGCTGGCCTTGGGCAATGATGTTGCCGTTTTGGTCTACCTGCACGCCGGGAAGCTTGCGTAATAAATCTTCGACCGTTGAGCCTGGAGGTACTTTGAACGACGCGGCGTTGTATTCAATCGTATCTCCTTTGATACTCAGCGGTGCGCGGGCCGTTTTGATGACCACCTCAAAGAGCTCTTTGGTAATGGCTTTTAATTTGAGGGTTCCTAAGTCGACGATTTCTTTGTCTCCAAAAACAATGTCTTGTTGGAAAGGAATGTAGCCGACGTACGAGATTTTAAGCAGATAATCTCCGCGCTTTACATTGCGCATGGCAAAGGCACCTTTGTCGTTGGTGCGGGTGAAATTGACCAGTGAGGAATCTTTGCGCTGGAGTAGCATCACCGTGGCCGAGCCCAGGGGGGTAGATGATGTGTCGGCAGTAATACCTTGAATTTGAAAGCGATTGGGTGTTTGAGCATACAATACACTCATGCATGGCCACAGTAGGGCCAAAAGGAGAAGTTTACGCATGGCTGTTTAGGTAAAGGTTTAAATTAAGGATGGATGGATGGTGATGGTGTATTTTTCACGGCTACTATTATGGTGTAAACGTACTAAAGATTTAGTTTATTGTCAAAATTATTTAGAAATTTTTATATTAAAGAATGTTGTATATTATTAAAATACTGTAAAAACAGGCATCAACGACTACTTGATTTTGATAAAAAGGTTACAGCAAGGCATAAAAAAAGAGCCAACTCTTTCGAGAAGGCTCTTTTTTGTATCTTCTTTCCTATTACTAGAAACGGAAGTGCGAGAACGCCTTGTTGGCTTCAGCCATACGGTGCGTATCATCTTTTTTCTTTACAGAAGCACCTTCACCTTTTGAAGCGGCGATGATTTCAGCGGCCAAACGATCACGCATGGTTTTTTCACCGCGTAAACGAGCGTATTTGATCATCCATTTCATTCCCAACGCAATTTTACGGTCAGGACGAACTTCGGTAGGAACCTGGAAGTTGGCACCACCTACACGGCGGCTTTTTACTTCTACAGCAGGCATTACGTTGTTCAACGCTTTGCGCCAGATTTCAAGACCGCTTTCGCTAAGACGTTTTTCGGCAATTTCCAACGCGCCGTAGAAAATATCATAGGCGGTGCTTTTTTTGCCTTGCAACATCAAGTTGTTTACAAACTTGGTTACCATTACGTCCCTGTATTTAGGGTCAGGTAATAGGTATCTTTTTTTCGGTTTTGCCTTTCTCATTGTACTGAGTTGTTAATGTAGGTTTCGTTTTTCAACTGATTCACCCCGAACGTTTGCCCGGGATTACTACCCTTTTATGCTATTGTACTGTATTACGCAAACAAAAAGGACGAGCGACTAAACGCTCAAATTACTTCTTCTTCTTAGCCGGAGCGCCTTTTCCTGCGGGTGCTACCTGACCTGGTTTCGGACGTTTTGCTCCGTAGAGTGAGCGGCTTTGCTTACGACCGTTTACACCAGCAGTATCAAGCGCACCACGAACTACGTGATAACGTACCCCTGGAAGGTCTTTTACACGACCACCACGCACCAATACGATTGAGTGCTCTTGGAGGTTGTGTCCTTCGCCTGGGATGTAAGCGTTGACTTCCTTCATGTTTGATAAACGTACACGCGCTACTTTGCGCAAAGCCGAGTTTGGCTTCTTCGGGGTCGTTGTGTATACACGCGTGCATACACCGCGACGTTGTGGGCACGAATCTAAGGCCGGAGACTTAGATTTCCACGTCATTTGTTCACGTCCTTTGCGTACTAACTGTGAAATAGTTGGCATTTTATGCTGGTTTTTTCAAAAATGGTTATACCACCCCAAAAATGGGAGTGCAAAAATAGTGGGTTTTTGCGGGAATGCAAAAATTAAGAGAGAAGTTTTTTGAAGAACCTGTGGGTGAGCGATTATTTGATGCCTTCTTTGGCCAAATCGGCATAGCCGGCACCTTGGAGGTTATAAATTTCTTTGAAACCTGCTTCTTTCAGGATTTTGGAAGCTTTGGCGCTGCGGCCGCCGGCTGCACAATACACAAATACGGGTTTTGATTTATCCAACTTCTCGACTTGCTGTTTAAAATCAGCGTCCATAAAGTTAACGCATTTGGAGGACTCGATTTTTCCAGCGTTCCATTCGTTGGGCGTGCGTACGTCTAGTAATTGTGCCTTGGGTGTTTCCTTGAATTTTTGAACGAAGGCTTTGGTTTCAAGATTTGTTTGGGCAAAAACGCCGTTAAGGCAACTTACGGCGGTTAGCAAAATGCAAGATAAAAGAAACGATTTCATATCAAAATAAAGTTAAAATGATGGTTTTGAAATATTACCTCAAAAATAGTTCTTTAAAAATAATGAAGGCCCCCATCAAGAGAATAAAATAACCAAAAATGGGTTTGAGTCTTTCGCCGCTGATTTTGTGGGCTATTGAGCTGCCCGTTAAAATTCCCGTAATGGCGATGGTTGAAAAGTACACTAGAAAGCGCCAGTCAATGAGCTCATGCAATTGATAGTCGCGCCAAAAACCCATAAAAGAATTGGCAGTAATGATTACCAACGAGGTGCCTACTGCTTTTTTCATGGGGAGATTTGCCATCAGAACCAATGCTGGAATAATTAAAAAGCCACCTCCTGCGCCCAAAAGTCCCGTTATGCATCCTGCCAGAATCCCTTTTATGGATAAAGAAAATAAGTTGTAAGAGGTACTTCCTAACGTAGTATTTTCTTCTGTGGTTTCTTCTTGGTCTCTGACCATGAAAAAAGAAGCAATGAGCATAAGCACGGCAAACAGAAGCAATAAAAATAAGGATTTGGTAAGTATGAAATCCCCCAGTTGAAAAATAACGGGCGGGATAAGTGGGAGGAGGAAAGACCGAGTCAGATAAACAGCGGTCAGCGAGGGAATCCCGAAAACCAGCGTGGCGGGCCAGTGAATATTGCCAGCACCGGCGCGTACAGTTGCGCCTACCAAACTCGTAATTCCTACAATGAAAAGCGAGTAAGTAGTAGCAATGAGGGTATCGATGTAAAATAAGTAAACGAGAATGGGCACGGTAAGAATGGAGCCACCACTCCCCACAAGGCCCAGCGACAGTCCCATTAAAAATGCTCCGATGAAGCCTGCGATTTCCATTTTGTAAACGTTGCCCCGAACGATGCACCACAACCTGCGTGTCTTGGGGCCGAACGTTGACTATGTTTCCAAAATTAGAGTAATTTTTCTTCCAAAGCCAGTTTGACGAGTTCAGCGGCGTTGTGTACCTGAAGGCGGCGCATCATGTTGGCGCGGTGATTGTCGACGGTACGAACGCTTAAATCCAGTTGGTCGGCAATTTGGCGACTACTCATTCCTTCTACCAACAATCGCAATACTTCTCTTTCTTTTTTGGATAAAAGCGTTTTGCGCGATTCGGTTGCTTTTTCAACCTTCTGTACCTGAGAGAGATATCCGCTTACAATCACGCTCGCCACGGATGCGTTGAAGTATTTCTCTCCATTTTTGACGGCATGAAGGGCGGTCAGAATCTCGTCGCGGGTGGCATCTTTGAGCAAATAACCATACGCGCCTGCTTCAACGGATTTAAGGATATATGCGTCGTCGTTGTGCATGGAGAGAATAATGGGCCGGATATTGGTCCACTGCTTCGTTACTTTTTTAATCAACTCAATTCCCGAGATACCCGGCATTGAGATGTCAACGAGGATAATTTGTGGTTTGAGAAGGGGGATTTTTTCGAGGGCTTCTTCGCCGTTGGAGGCTTCGCCGATGACCTCTACTTCGTCGGTGTTTTCTAAAATAGACCGTAGGCCATTTCGAACAATGGTGTGGTCGTCTACGAGTAGTACTTGGATTTTCTTCATCGTTTGTTGATTATAATTGGGGTATTTGTGCAATGACTTCGGTGCCGCGCCCGATGGCTGAGTTGATTTTCAATACACCATCGAGCAAATGCGCACGTTCGTGGAGGTTACGTAGGCCATTGGTGGAAGAGTTGGGAGCATTTGATTTTTTTCGAGCAGCATTAAAACCCTTGCCATTGTCGGTTACCCGTAAGGTTACTTTTTTATTTCCCAGCGAAACATCCAAGTTGATTTGTGTTGCTTCTGAATGTTTTACAGCGTTATTGATGGCTTCCTGCGCAATTCTGTACAAACCTATTTCAACATTCCTGTCCAAACGTTTTTCCTTCAAATTAGACGTAAAAGTCATCTGAGCATTTGTATTTCGCGCGGTTGAATCCATCAATTGTTTCAGGGCCAAGTCGATGCCAAAATCATTGAGTACTGTTGGCATTAGGTTGTGGGAGATGGTTCGGACTTCCTGAATTGTTTGACTAATAACGGTACGCAAATCCTGCGCATTGCGGAGGTCTCGTGGGCTCCATTCTTTGGTTTCGCCAAAATTTTCAGCAATGAGTTTTAGGCCCGTAAGCATTTGTCCTACTCCGTCGTGCATTTCTTTGGAGAGACGTTTGCGTTCTTCTTCCTGTCCTTGCAAAAGCGCCGAAGCCCGAATTTTATGCTCTTTGATTTCTTGCTGGTGACGGAGTTGGGTGGCTTCCAATAGCTGTGCCTGCGTGTCGCGCAGTTGTTGATACGCTTTTTGAAGTTCCCGATTGGCAATCATCGTGTTTTCGCGTGCATCCATCAATTGGATGATTGTTTCGCGTAATTTTCCCACGGCTGGGCGGAAAATAAACAACCCCTCCAACAATAGTATAACCAACGTAAAAGCCATCAGCCATAGTTCAATACGACGAAGGCGAGTTACTTTTTCTTTTGCTTCTTTATCGTATTGGAATACGATTTGATTCATTTTGTGTAAAAAAATCAGTTCGTGCGCAAAAATATTACGAACTGATAAGTCAATGCTGGCCGAGTCTCCAGGTTTTTCCATCCACTTCAGTACCGAATGTGCATTTTGTTGAATGGCCCTGAAATGAGGTTCTATATCGACAAACATTGCCTTTACGGTGTCACTATTAATGTACGTGGCCGAAATATCCCGTAGGTTGCCCGTTTGGAGTTGGTCTTGGTGGTCTTCCCAATCGGCCAATACGCGTTTAAACTCTTTCAATTGAGTGCTTTGGTCGGCCAAATCGGGACGTTGGGTGAGGAGCAGGGCGGTTTTGGCAATCAGCTGACTTTGAAAACGCTGCCGCCCTGCAAAATTGACCAGCCAAGAGTCATTCAGGCCGTCTTTAAGGGTATTTTGGACCAAGATTTGCCCCAATATCGTTAAAAAAGCAACTAACGATAAAGCCGTGATGTACAATCGGGTGAACCGCTTGGGAATACGTATGGGCATAATTTATGGTTTTAGACGCCAATAAAAACGAATCCGTCTTCTACTTTGACGGGGTACACATTGATGCAATAGTCTTCGCCTTGCAGGTTGAGGCCTGTTTCGAGCGAAAAAGTTTTTTTATGAAATGGGCACGCTACTTTAGGATGCCCCTGTTGGTCGCCAAGCATTCCTCGGCTCAAAATCATCTGGTGTTTGTGAGGGCATTCGTTGTCGGTGGCATACCATTTGTCCAATTGTTTGAAATGGAACACCGCAATTTGCCGGTCATTGTATTTTACGCAGGCTCCGCCATTTTCGGGAAATGCGGCTATCGGTGCCGCTTTAAACCAAGTTGTATGTTGAGTTGTCATGAGAATTGTCGAATAAATGATGATTAGATACGTTTTTTTACCAGTCCGACGGACGTTTTTGGCCTCTCATTTCTACAAATTCAAGGGTTGGGTCGGCTTCCTCTGAATTGACAAAGTGGGTAAACCGCGCCCGTATTTCGGGGGTTTCGACGGCCACTCGCCATTCGTCATGGTACGTCTCAATCAAGTATTCCATTTCTTTTTCCA encodes:
- a CDS encoding sulfite exporter TauE/SafE family protein, with product MEIAGFIGAFLMGLSLGLVGSGGSILTVPILVYLFYIDTLIATTYSLFIVGITSLVGATVRAGAGNIHWPATLVFGIPSLTAVYLTRSFLLPLIPPVIFQLGDFILTKSLFLLLLFAVLMLIASFFMVRDQEETTEENTTLGSTSYNLFSLSIKGILAGCITGLLGAGGGFLIIPALVLMANLPMKKAVGTSLVIITANSFMGFWRDYQLHELIDWRFLVYFSTIAITGILTGSSIAHKISGERLKPIFGYFILLMGAFIIFKELFLR
- a CDS encoding response regulator, whose amino-acid sequence is MKKIQVLLVDDHTIVRNGLRSILENTDEVEVIGEASNGEEALEKIPLLKPQIILVDISMPGISGIELIKKVTKQWTNIRPIILSMHNDDAYILKSVEAGAYGYLLKDATRDEILTALHAVKNGEKYFNASVASVIVSGYLSQVQKVEKATESRKTLLSKKEREVLRLLVEGMSSRQIADQLDLSVRTVDNHRANMMRRLQVHNAAELVKLALEEKLL
- a CDS encoding ATP-binding protein, with translation MPIRIPKRFTRLYITALSLVAFLTILGQILVQNTLKDGLNDSWLVNFAGRQRFQSQLIAKTALLLTQRPDLADQSTQLKEFKRVLADWEDHQDQLQTGNLRDISATYINSDTVKAMFVDIEPHFRAIQQNAHSVLKWMEKPGDSASIDLSVRNIFAHELIFLHKMNQIVFQYDKEAKEKVTRLRRIELWLMAFTLVILLLEGLFIFRPAVGKLRETIIQLMDARENTMIANRELQKAYQQLRDTQAQLLEATQLRHQQEIKEHKIRASALLQGQEEERKRLSKEMHDGVGQMLTGLKLIAENFGETKEWSPRDLRNAQDLRTVISQTIQEVRTISHNLMPTVLNDFGIDLALKQLMDSTARNTNAQMTFTSNLKEKRLDRNVEIGLYRIAQEAINNAVKHSEATQINLDVSLGNKKVTLRVTDNGKGFNAARKKSNAPNSSTNGLRNLHERAHLLDGVLKINSAIGRGTEVIAQIPQL
- the nirD gene encoding nitrite reductase small subunit NirD gives rise to the protein MTTQHTTWFKAAPIAAFPENGGACVKYNDRQIAVFHFKQLDKWYATDNECPHKHQMILSRGMLGDQQGHPKVACPFHKKTFSLETGLNLQGEDYCINVYPVKVEDGFVFIGV